TTTCCTAGAGGCCCTGCTGCCCCCCGGCGGCCACGCGGGGAAGCGCAGGTGTGCGGACGGCACCCCGAGCCAGGGCCGCGCGGGAGCCCTGAGCCTGGGGCGGTGGGTGCGGGCTCCCCGGCTCACCTGCCACTGCCCTGGGCGGCGTGGACACCGGGACGTCCCTCGGAGGTCTGGCGAGGGTCTGTGCGGTGAGGGCTAGGATGCTGCCCACAGGGCGACCGTGCAACGAATACTAGACACACATTGTACAGGACATCATTAAAACTCGAAGAGAGGAAGAGCCGGCCAGCATTTTAGGAAAGAAGCAAATAGCTTTTCTTGACTTCGGGTTTTCTGCAGCTGAACTCGGCTCTGAACTGAGTTCCTAACCGGCCTCGGCGCCTGCGTCCTGCTCGTTCCCTTCTGAGCTCAGAGGCTGTGAGGAACTGACCCGGGAACCCGAGGCCCAGGAGGGTTGCTCGGAAGGGACGTCGTGGTCGCTGGAAGGCATTTCAGGTCCTTCACAACTTCTCCTGAACGGGACTTTGTGATACACCCCCACTCCTAAATGTTCACAGGTTCTGTGTGTGTGATCTGCCTCCTGCCTGGTCCATCAGGGACGTGAACCGTGTAGAAGATATTTGAGTCGCCCCCGATGGTGCCTTACCCACTAAGGGTGACGCTCCAACCTCatgtctctgtctccatctctctgtctctggctCCTACAGAGACGCCCAGAAGATGGAGAGGTAGGGCCAACTGCAGTGCAGGGAGCTCTGGCTGTGGTGCCAGTTGGACAGGGTTTGAATCCCATTCTCGTACCTGCTATAGAGGCAgctttaggcaagtcacttagcaCTCCTGagccttgttttttcttttgaaatatgaaGAAACTATGATCTCCCAGAATAAGTTGCACATTGCCTTAGGATCTAAGATTATAAGGTCTgtgagacgtgtgtgtgtgtctgtgtgtctctgtgtgtgtctctgtgtgtgtgtgtgtctgtgtgtgtgtgtctgtgtacacaCTCCCCTGGGGCGATGGCTCAGTATCACTCATTTAGTGCTCATGATGACTTTGTAAACTACCGCAAATAACTACCGCAACTCAGAGGAATCTGTATTTCCATTCTGACCatccagaagaaaacaaatgcacTGAAAGTCATCTTAGGCGTATGTCTGCTTTCTGAGGGAAATTCATTAGTGCTTCCTCAGCCTGAAAGGTGATGAGAACGGGAATTTTCAGCAAACCTGTAACTGGGAAAAGGCTTTACAATCTCTACAGGCTTAGAAAGTGTGAGTCATTGTATCTTCCGCTCTCGGGTGTGACAACAACGAGGGTCGTGTTGTAGTCTCTGCCCTCACACACGTTTAATCTGCATGTTGTTTTGCTGTTTTCTGTCCTGCGCAGAGCAAAAGCTGCCGCAAGCCTCTGTGAACCAGAATTGCACGGAAAACCCAGTTACTTAGCAGGTACTTGTTAAATTCTCCATCTCGTCTTTTTGAAATGGGTAAAATGACCGTGCCCCTGGAGACTGCTGCGTTCTGTGGCGATGCTGCCTGGAGGGCTGGGCGGGCGGACGGGTGTGTCGATGGTGCTGAGGATGGCGGCCGCCCAGCCCAGGCGCTGCTCACGCCCCCTTTTCCGAATCCTGGCAGGGAGGGGCAGCGGAGGAAACGGCCTGTCCGTGTTCAGGAGGCCCGCAGACGCCTGCCACTGGGGCCGGCTGGCAAGCCGGGGCCCCTGCCTGTGCCTGCGGGGCGGCCACgatctcctccacccccaccccgaggGGGCCGCAGGGTAAGTGGCTGAGGCATAGCGTCGGCGGCCTTGACCACGTGGCCGAACCTCTCTCAGTGGGATGTGGGGACGCACAGAGGGTGCCCACACCCACCCCTCACCCTGGAGGCTGTCATCACTCACGTGGGGACCACAGCCGTGGCTCTGCCCGTGGTCTGGACCCCCGGGTGACGCCCGAACTCCATGCTCACCTTTGCTCAGaaaccctctcccctccctcccctcccaggccccacctGCCCCCGCTTCTGGGTCCTGGGCAGGCCACAGGAAGGCCCGTTcaggaggggcgggggctggccCGGTGTCACGGGGGCACAGGCAGTGCAGAGCGGCCCCGGCAGGTGGCTGGCACCATCGTGATGCAGGGCCTCCCCTTGGGCCCCCGCTGCCCCTGCTCTGTCTGACGGGCGTCTCTTCCCGCAGGGATGGGCGAGGAGAGGAACTGGGGGGGGTGCCGAGGGGCCCCTCCTGCCCAAGGGAGCGGAGGGACGTCCCCCCATACAGCTGCCACCTCGAGACACAGGGACCCTCGAAGCACCTGAACTGGACGCCGGGGAGACACGGTCAGGACAGCGGCACCAAACTGAAGCTGGAACCTGGCAAGGGTGACCCGTTCCCCGCTGCGCCGGCCCGTGGCGCCTGCCTGCCCTACCCGGGCACACAGGGCACTGTCCACGCCGTCAGGAGTTCACCTGGCTCTCACCAGCCCAAGCCTCCCCCCGGGCCCTGCGCCGGCCGGACCAGCAGAGCCTTGCGGGATGGCCTCCAGGGCCAGGCGCCCCTTCCCACCAGCTGCCCCTTCCCGCAGGGGAGCCTGGAGGACGGGCTTCCTCGGCCGGGAGCGCAGCATCTCCCCGCGGGGTGCTATCCCACCGAGAACAAGTTCCGAGGCGTCCCAATGCCCCCGGGAGCCCCGTGTAACCCCATATTGTCACTCGATGTGCCCATCAAGATGGAGAGTGAATCCGGGTCCGAGGATGCGGCGGATGGCTACTCTGTGTCCCCGAGCCAGGCGTGGCTGGGGGCCAGTGACGTGGCCAAGAGACAGCTGGTCACTTTCCCTACCAGGATGCACCTGAAGATGGAGCCGAACTCCAGGCACCCCCTCTACAGCCCACCCCTGGGGCCCGGCCTGCTGGGGGCCCACCCCAGGCCCAGCAGGGAGCTGGCCCCGTTGCACCCCGCACACTGCGCCTGCCTGGAGCCTCCGCCCCGCCTCTGTGCTGGGGGCCACCAACCCCCCAGCCTGGGCTGTGACTGCCAGGCTCCCGGGCCTGCACCTGTAGTCAAGCTTGAGCCCCTGGACACGCCCCCGTGGGCCGCTCACAGCCAGGGTGGGGTGCCCGGGATGCTCCCCAGGAGTGCCTTGGCGACACGGATGCCACCCAGAGACCCCGAGTGCACGTTCCTGCCATAGAGCAGGCTTCTGTCAAGGCTGACGTCCGTCCCTCAGCCGGCCGGGATGGCAGTGCAGGGGCAGAGACTTTCCTGAGGGAGGCGCGTGCAATAGCAAATCCTGTATCTCGTCCAACGCCACTGAAGTTCTTAAATGCAGAGTGGTCTTAAGTCTGCTCAAGTGTGATAGTATTGCCCTCTAAGGGGACACGGTTTCTCAGAAAGAGGCCGGAGTGAGCCGGGCCGCCTGGCCGGGCAGCACTCGGCGCTCCGAGAGGTGCGGCAAGCGAGGGCAGGCGACCGGCGACCTGGCCCGACTGCAGCGTCCAGCGCCCCCCCTTCCCGGCTTCCCCGACGCCGCCTCCGGTGAGTGGACCTCGGGGAGCAGCCTCACCCAGGGGGTCCCACTGCCGAGACAGCAAGTTGGGAATCAAGCTTACTGAGCGGCAGGTGACCGCTTGCCCGATCCTGGGCGGAGTCCAGAAGTTCCAGGCAGAAGAGGCTGTCAGCACCGGGCCGGCACTTCATGACGTGCCTGAGGTGCTGGCACAGGCTGAGGCCGGCCCGGGGGAGGATTGGCCGCTGTTCCTCCTTCCGCGAGCATCTCTGGTGTTGTCAGGGGGCTCCCGAAGGTGGTTCTTGCTCATCTGCTTCTCACCGCATCACACAACCTAGTTTACAGGGTCTGGATCTGGAAGTCTAGAGAAGTACAAGATGTAGGGAAAGGAACGAGTTAGTCCAGTTGTCCAGCTGTCTTGCTGACTCTGTACATGTTTTTAAATGAGACGCCAATCATCATCCCAGGAGGAGCTATTAGAGACAAGGCAGACAGGTAATGCtttataaaaaccaaaaaattgtggggactcccctggcggtccagtggttacgactccatTCTTCAAATGCAGGGgcgcaggttcagtccctggtcggggaactgagatcctacgtgctgtgcggtgtggccaaaaaaaaaaaaaagaaagaaaaaattgtgaAGGTAACACATTCCGAACGCAGGAAATTAGGatgcaaaagaataaatctgAAAGTGCAGGTCACCTGCAATCACCAGGGGTGGCTCGTGGCTCAGGGCGAAGGTCACTGCGCCTTCCGGGTGACGCCACGCCACGGGTGCAGTTAGCGCAGGACACGACACCAGGGGACAAAATCACCACCGAGCAGGGGGAAGCTGGTCGGAGACCCCTCTGTGCTGGGGCTGGAGACCCTCCTTACGGGTGCGATCATGCGTCCCAGGAGGCTCGGGAGGCGCAGGGGCCCCTTGCAGCCCCGCTGCGTTCAGCGGGGGGTCTTTCTGTCCAGCATCTGTGGCTTTGGGGTGTCAGTGTTCAGCTCCTGAGTTAATGCTGAAGCTGTTTGCTAAATGCATCGTCACCCTGTCAGACTCAGGACTGGGCTGGCGGGACTGGGTCTTCTGGACCCTTAGGCAGCTGCCTGCTTCGTGGAGGGGCTTCCCCTGGGGGGCGTGGTGGGAGCTGAAGGTCTCTCCCTGGGCTGACAGAGGTTACTCGTTGGAGCCCAGGGTTGGGAGTCATCAATCTGTGGCTTCCTGGGATCCCCGTGCCCTGCCCAGCAGCCTGCTCATCTCGGCCCAGCCCCCGGGGGCCTTGCAAAAGTGACATCGGTGCTGTGCTGTCCCCCCCTCCCTCGCCAGAGTCTCCCCCTCCCTGTCACGATGGCAGCCAGGCTGCCCATCAGGACCACCTGCTTCCCACCCTCGCCCCCCACTGGCTCAGCATCCCTCTCTACTTAGTTCTCACGCTGAGCCCAGCACACCTGATAGATTTAATCCCTAAGACAAGGGATGGAATTTCGGaaacttcctccttcctttctattCAAGGCAAGTGCCCAGCTCCTCGCAGGCAGCCCTGCACCGTCTTTCAAAAGTAACTGTCAGCCTCTCTGGAGCTCCCTCTGTGCAATGTCACCCTCGGCACAGGGGTGGGTCCTGGGATGCACCGGGGCACCCCTCAGCGTGACGCTTGCCCCTCCTGTCTCAGGGTACAGCAGACAGGTGCGCTGCATGCGCGTAACACAAAAGCGGGAAAACCCTGGACCGAAAAGATGGACTTGAGAGACACCATTGCATGTTTGCACACTGTAGCCGGATCCCAGTGTAACCAAAGAAGAGCTGCAGGCTGAAGGACATTCAGCTGTCGCCTCCCATGAGGGCCACGGTGCCCAAACGTTTCAGATGGCACCCACTCTCCCGGGACCAAGTGCACCAAATTGGTCACGGTTGGTGGGTAGACAAGTCGTGCGTTGCTGATGCAGAATTCAGCATCTGGACATCAGCACTGCAGGTCTTGCATTCTGGAGAGGCCATCATGCTTGGGGCCCAGGTCCTGACATGCTAGGTCGGTGGGAACAAAACgtccctcagggcttccctggtggcgcagtggttgagagtccgcctgccgatgcaggggacacgggttcgtgccctggtctgggaagatcccacatgccgtggagcagctgggcctgtgagccacggccgctgggcctgcgcgtccggagcctgtgctccgcaacaggagaggccacaacagtgagaggcctgtgtaccgcaaaaaacaaaaacaaaaacaaaaacaaaaaaactccctcAGTCAGCAGCACCTTTGTTATTTTCCAGCCATGCCCCTGCTGAAAAATCGTGTGGGGAAGGCGAGGATGGAATGTAGAAGGTCAGGTGTGGCCAGTCCTGCTTTAAAATGTCATTACCAGTGCTAATTACGGGCTTGTATTTTCTGTTGTCTGTAGCTTTTGTCTATGTagctgaaaaatattaaaatcaaatatGATGTAGGAATGGGGTGGAAGGGAGGAGATAAacacaaattatattttatatttttgcagttTCTACTGGATGAAAAAAGTTTTCAATATCTAGACTGacttgttgaatttttaaaaatggatccaCTATAATATAACTATTTGTACTGTTTTCTCAGTGCCTTTAGAAAGCTTTCAAATACACTTCTGATACTGTGGTTTGTATTAAATTTGCAATATTGATGTAAAATAAATCATACGTGTTAGTACATGTTTACTGTAAATGGAAACGTCTACCtgattttccaaatttatttcctttaaagCGTGTGTAGGCTAATTTATATTGTAAGACTGTCCTTCACCACCAGATACGAGGCGGTAATAAAAGCACAAGTGGACCCGGGGCCAAAGAGGAGCTCCGGCGGCCGCTTTCTCAGCGCTCCCTCCCTTTCCCGCCCGTCACTGAGGGTTGGGGGGGGGCATCCCAGGTGTCTTTAGGACACCCCAGACTCAAGCTCTCCTGCGAGGAGCAGACGCCTGGCCCCATGTCATGTGTGTGGTGGGGTCGGCCTCGCCCTGCCCAGGACCTGGTGACAGGTGTGTGTGGGCAGGGCCGGGAGGTCACCAGGGCCCAGGCGGAGACTCCTCCCAAGGCCCAGGGagccatgttttcatttctttgtctgGTCAAGGAGCACCCCCAAACTGCACAAGCGTCAAGTGCCCCGTACAGAGCTTGAGtctgcccctgctgcagcagtcgCGCCCTGGCCAGGCCCCCTTCCTGCGTCCAGCAGGCCACCACCCCCGTCTCTACTCTGTGACTCCCTGTCCCTCCTGGGGAGACCAGGCCAACCTGCCCCCGCCAGCTGGGTCTAAGCCAGCTGCTCCCCGTCCCTGGAGGCCACCTGCCCGGCTTGCCGTCCCCCACACCCTCCCCCCTATCTGTGATCTTCAGACTCACGGTGTTGAGACCTGGGGCTGGACAACACTCATGTTCACGCTGTCACGTGACTCTCCCACCACGTAGCCTACTGCTGCGATGGATCTGCGGGTTGTTCCCAGACTTCTACGTGCCCAGTGGCTggcccccgcccctgcccagTGCGCCTCTGCGGGACGGAGGACACACCTGAGGGTGCTCATGGCTCACACCTCACCAGGGGCTGCCCAGGCGTCCTCCAAAGGTGTCCTGACGCGGGCAGCTGTCACAGCCCGTTCGGGCCGCTGGAACAAAGATACCAGAGGCTGGGTGGCTTATCAACAGACCCGTATTTCTCACGTCTCTGcaggctggaggctgaggcctgGCTGCGGGGCAGTGGGGTCTGGCGCAGGCCAGCTTCCAGGCTGCCGACTGCTCACCGTGTCCTCACCAGTGGGAGGGGCGCGGGAGTTTTGTGAGGTCTCTCTGAAGGGAACTGGTCCCATTCTCATGGCCTACTCACCCTCACCAAggcccacctcctaacaccatcaccttgggggttggTTTAGCATGTGAGATCTGGGGGGACACAGCATTCAGTCCGTCGCAGCATCCCACCGGCGCCCGCTGGGGTCTTACCTCCCCACCGATTTGGTACCATCAGACGTTTTAGCTCCGTCTCTCTGAGGGGTGAGGTGGCAGCGAGTTGTTTTATGTgcatttccttccctccttcaatCAGCTGGTTCTTGAGCCCTTGCTGAAGGCCAGGCCCTGTGACAGTGCCAGGGACACATTAGGGAAGAAAAGATGCAGAAATCATGCTGCTGAAGCTGACATCCCTGCGCATGTGGACAGGGGACAGGGTGCAGACAAGTGACCAAAGAACCGTGTAAGTTCTGTGATGCACTGGGCGGCGGCGGGTGCTGCGCAGATGGATCAACTGGCGTCCTGTAGCCCAGGTGGCAGTCTTGTGGTCCAGGCAGACTTCGAGCCAAGACTTGACAGGAACAGTGTCCAGGGTAGGGGTGGAGGAGCCTTACGGGCTGGAGCGAGAGGGTGGATGAGGTCAGGCAGGGGCAGCGGGTCACAGGCAGGTCTGAGGGAGGGGAGCATGGCAGGGCTTCCGGTGAAAGCCTCCCTGGGCCGTGGTTCGGAGGCTGCGTCAGCTGC
This window of the Mesoplodon densirostris isolate mMesDen1 chromosome 3, mMesDen1 primary haplotype, whole genome shotgun sequence genome carries:
- the AHRR gene encoding aryl hydrocarbon receptor repressor isoform X2, which translates into the protein MGQAPRGCPKLRAAEAKITGLQVHLGQPRLRQVNLPPVPVKPQTHTLRPIRESSETDVMHQNIYDYIHVDDRQDFRRQLHWAMDPPQAGCGQNLLSETGEDAVLGRLLRAQEGAAGWPTEYSAFLTRCFICRVRCLLDSTSGFLTMQFQGKLKFLFGQKRRAPSGAALPPRLSLFCVVAPLPTALKMQSACLRAKHRADVSATPDTKAKAAASLCEPELHGKPSYLAGRGSGGNGLSVFRRPADACHWGRLASRGPCLCLRGGHDLLHPHPEGAAGDGRGEELGGVPRGPSCPRERRDVPPYSCHLETQGPSKHLNWTPGRHGQDSGTKLKLEPGKGDPFPAAPARGACLPYPGTQGTVHAVRSSPGSHQPKPPPGPCAGRTSRALRDGLQGQAPLPTSCPFPQGSLEDGLPRPGAQHLPAGCYPTENKFRGVPMPPGAPCNPILSLDVPIKMESESGSEDAADGYSVSPSQAWLGASDVAKRQLVTFPTRMHLKMEPNSRHPLYSPPLGPGLLGAHPRPSRELAPLHPAHCACLEPPPRLCAGGHQPPSLGCDCQAPGPAPVVKLEPLDTPPWAAHSQGGVPGMLPRSALATRMPPRDPECTFLP
- the AHRR gene encoding aryl hydrocarbon receptor repressor isoform X3, with the protein product MIFYASATIVDYLGFHQTDVMHQNIYDYIHVDDRQDFRRQLHWAMDPPQAGCGQNLLSETGEDAVLGRLLRAQEGAAGWPTEYSAFLTRCFICRVRCLLDSTSGFLTMQFQGKLKFLFGQKRRAPSGAALPPRLSLFCVVAPLPTALKMQSACLRAKHRADVSATPDTKAKAAASLCEPELHGKPSYLAGRGSGGNGLSVFRRPADACHWGRLASRGPCLCLRGGHDLLHPHPEGAAGDGRGEELGGVPRGPSCPRERRDVPPYSCHLETQGPSKHLNWTPGRHGQDSGTKLKLEPGKGDPFPAAPARGACLPYPGTQGTVHAVRSSPGSHQPKPPPGPCAGRTSRALRDGLQGQAPLPTSCPFPQGSLEDGLPRPGAQHLPAGCYPTENKFRGVPMPPGAPCNPILSLDVPIKMESESGSEDAADGYSVSPSQAWLGASDVAKRQLVTFPTRMHLKMEPNSRHPLYSPPLGPGLLGAHPRPSRELAPLHPAHCACLEPPPRLCAGGHQPPSLGCDCQAPGPAPVVKLEPLDTPPWAAHSQGGVPGMLPRSALATRMPPRDPECTFLP
- the AHRR gene encoding aryl hydrocarbon receptor repressor isoform X1 — protein: MIPPGECLYAGRKRRKPIQKQRPAMGAEKSNPSKRHRDRLNAELDRLASLLPLPPDITSKLDKLSVLRLSVSYLRVKSFFQALQQPAAGAPSPGDRDPRGGSAVLEGRLLLESLHGFALVVSAEGMIFYASATIVDYLGFHQTDVMHQNIYDYIHVDDRQDFRRQLHWAMDPPQAGCGQNLLSETGEDAVLGRLLRAQEGAAGWPTEYSAFLTRCFICRVRCLLDSTSGFLTMQFQGKLKFLFGQKRRAPSGAALPPRLSLFCVVAPLPTALKMQSACLRAKHRADVSATPDTKAKAAASLCEPELHGKPSYLAGRGSGGNGLSVFRRPADACHWGRLASRGPCLCLRGGHDLLHPHPEGAAGDGRGEELGGVPRGPSCPRERRDVPPYSCHLETQGPSKHLNWTPGRHGQDSGTKLKLEPGKGDPFPAAPARGACLPYPGTQGTVHAVRSSPGSHQPKPPPGPCAGRTSRALRDGLQGQAPLPTSCPFPQGSLEDGLPRPGAQHLPAGCYPTENKFRGVPMPPGAPCNPILSLDVPIKMESESGSEDAADGYSVSPSQAWLGASDVAKRQLVTFPTRMHLKMEPNSRHPLYSPPLGPGLLGAHPRPSRELAPLHPAHCACLEPPPRLCAGGHQPPSLGCDCQAPGPAPVVKLEPLDTPPWAAHSQGGVPGMLPRSALATRMPPRDPECTFLP